One genomic segment of Falco cherrug isolate bFalChe1 chromosome 13, bFalChe1.pri, whole genome shotgun sequence includes these proteins:
- the LOC102048431 gene encoding calpain-2 catalytic subunit: MAGMAAALAKERAAAAGAGRHGQAVPYLGQDFGALRQECLRAGRLFQDPSFPAGPTALGYRELGPSSYKTQGVVWRRPTELCSSPQFIAGGATRTDICQGALGDCWLLAAIASLTLNEEILARVVPKDQSFQNKYAGIFHFQFWQYGEWVDVVVDDRLPTKNGELLFVHSAEGSEFWSALLEKAYAKLNGSYESLSGGTTTEGFEDFTGGIAEWYELQKAPPNLFRIIQKALQKGSLLGCSIDITSAAETEAVTSQKLVKGHAYSVTGAEEVNFRGTVQKLIRIRNPWGEVEWTGKWNDNCPNWSGVDPEVREQLTRRHEDGEFWMAFNDFLRHYSRLEICNLTPDTLASDRYKKWRLLKLDGNWRRGATAGGCRNYPNTFWTNPQYLIKLEEEDEDPDDPEGGCTFLVGLIQKHRRRQRKMGEDMHTIGFAIYEASTPFSGQTNIHLSKNFFLTNKAREKSNTFINLREVLNRFKLPAGEYIIVPSTFEPNKNGDFCLRVFSEKNANSTVIDDEIEANFEETEISEDDIEPNFKKLFGQLAGSDAEISAFELRNILNKIMAKRQDIKSDGFSIETCKVMVDLLDNDGSGKLGLKEFHTLWTKIQKYQKIYREIDVDRSGTMNSYEMRRALETAGFKLNCQLHQIIVARFADEDLIIDFDNFIRCLIRLETLFKMFRKLDTEKTGTIELNLVNWLCFTVI, encoded by the exons aTGGCGGGGATGGCGGCGGCGCTGGCGAaggagcgggcggcggcggcgggtgcgGGGCGGCACGGCCAGGCCGTGCCCTACCTGGGCCAGGACTTCGGGGCGCTGCGGCAGGAGTGCCTGCGGGCGGGGCGGCTCTTCCAGGACCCCTCCTTCCCCGCCGGCCCCACCGCCCTCGGCTACCGGGAGCTGGGGCCCAGCTCCTACAAGACGCAGGGTGTCGTCTGGCGCAGACCCACG GAGCTGTGTTCCAGCCCCCAGTTCATAGCTGGTGGAGCCACTCGCACGGACATCTGCCAAGGGGCATTAG gagACTGTTGGCTCTTGGCTGCTATTGCCTCTCTTACCCTGAATGAAGAAATTCTGGCCCGTGTTGTTCCTAAAGACCAGAGCTTCCAGAATAAATATGCAGGAATTTTCCACTTCCAG TTCTGGCAGTACGGGGAGTGGGTGGATGTTGTAGTGGACGACAGGCTGCCCACCAAGAACGGGGAGCTGCTCTTCGTGCACTCGGCGGAGGGCAGCGAGTTCTGGAGCGCGCTGCTGGAGAAGGCCTACGCCAA GCTGAATGGATCATACGAGTCTCTTTCTGGTGGCACCACCACTGAAGGCTTTGAGGACTTCACCGGTGGAATTGCAGAATGGTATGAGCTGCAGAAGGCACCACCCAACCTCTTCAGAATCATTCAGAAGGCACTTCAGAAGGGCTCTCTCCTTGGCTGCTCCATTGAC ATCACCAGTGCGGCGGAGACGGAGGCAGTCACTTCCCAGAAGCTGGTGAAGGGACACGCATACTCAGTCACCGGGGCAGAGGAG GTCAACTTCCGAGGAACAGTGCAAAAGCTGATCAGAATCCGAAATCCCTGGGGCGAAGTGGAGTGGACTGGGAAATGGAATGACAA ctgcccaaACTGGAGTGGTGTTGACCCTGAGGTGCGGGAGCAGCTGACCAGGAGGCATGAAGATGGGGAATTTTG GATGGCCTTCAACGACTTCTTGAGGCATTACTCCCGTCTGGAGATCTGCAATCTGACTCCAGACACCCTGGCAAGCGACAGGTATAAGAAGTGGAGGCTGCTGAAGCTGGATGGGAACTGGAGGCGAGGAGCCactgcagggggctgcaggaaTTACCCAA ACACTTTCTGGACAAATCCACAATATTTAAtcaagctggaggaagaagatgaGGATCCTGATGATCCTGAGGGGGGCTGCACTTTCCTCGTTGGCCTGATTCAGAAGCACCGGCGGAGGCAGAGGAAGATGGGAGAGGACATGCACACCATCGGCTTTGCGATTTATGAGGCAAGTACCCCT ttTTCTGGACAGACAAATATTCATCTCAGCAAAAACTTTTTCCTGACCaacaaagcaagagaaaaatcaaacaccTTTATCAACCTCCGAGAAGTGCTGAACCGGTTCAAGCTCCCTGCAGGAGAATATATCATCGTGCCCTCCACCTTTGAACCCAACAAGAATGGGGATTTCTGTCTGAGAGTCTTCTcggaaaaaaatgcaaactccAC gGTTATAGATGATGAAATCGAGGCCAATTTTGAAGAG ACCGAGATCAGTGAAGATGACATCGAACCcaactttaaaaagctttttggaCAGCTAGCAGGAAGT GATGCAGAGATCTCCGCCTTCGAACTGCGCAACATCCTGAACAAAATCATGGCTAAAC GCCAAGATATTAAATCTGATGGCTTTAGTATTGAGACATGCAAAGTAATGGTTGACCTGTTAGAT AATGATGGGAGCGGTAAACTGGGGCTGAAGGAGTTCCACACCCTGTGGACAAAGATTCAGAAATACCAG AAAATTTACAGGGAAATTGATGTGGATCGATCTGGTACCATGAATTCGTATGAGATGAGGAGAGCACTGGAAACAGCAG GTTTCAAACTGAACTGCCAGTTACATCAAATCATTGTGGCTCGTTTTGCTGATGAAGACCTCATCATTGACTTCGATAACTTTATCCGGTGTTTGATTCGGCTGGAAACCTTGTTCA aaatgtttagaaaacTGGATACTGAGAAAACTGGAACAATAGAATTGAACCTTGTTAAT TGGCTGTGCTTTACGGTCATTTGA